DNA from Algisphaera agarilytica:
CGAGGTCGCGGATGATCTCGGCGGTCACCCGGCCACGGGTCGCGCTCCAGGTCCCGCCGAACACGGCCGCGAGGTGGCGGTACATGTGCACGGCATACCCGGGCCCGAAGATCTCGACGAGGTGGAACGGCTCGTCGGGTTTGGTGTGGCCGGCCTTGAACACCATGGCAGCGAGGGCGGCGCCGTGGACCGCGACGATGCTCTGGGCGTTCCGCAGCATCGACCACTGCCTTTCCAACGGGTGGTCTTCAAAGTACACCCGCTCGTAGCCCCGATCACGCAGCAGGGGCCAGATCTCCGAGTCGTCGTTATCCACCCGGCGCACGCCACGCCGGGCGATGTAGAGCTTGCGGGGGGTGTCTGAGGTGGAACCGGGGAAGTCGAGGTTGAACAGGCGGGGGTACCACTCGTAGAAGTGGCCGGACTTGGTCTCATCGAGGATCAGGCCTTCGACCGGCCCATCGGTCCGGACGGTGTTGAAGCCCAGGAGCGTGTAGGCACGCTCGGCCATTGCTGAAGCGCGTTTGCGGAGGACCGCGGTGATCGGGAAGTCCGGGGCACCGTGCGCGGCGAGCTGCTCGCGGGCCAGCAGCATCCGCGAGACCTGATTGGTCAGGACGTGGGCGATGTTGCCGTCTGCATCCCGCCGGGTGTCGACGATCAGCTGGCCATCGATTTTTTGCGCGGGAGTACGCAGGGCCTCTCGGCGGTGCAGCGGGTTGCGGCTCAGCGGCACCTTCCCGAGCGATGTAGTGGAACCTTCAAAGGTGCGCACCGCGATGGACCGCGGCGCGTTGCGGTAGGGCGGGGCGTAGATGTTTTCGGTGGAGGCGTTCCACGCGCTGTTGAGGCGTGTGGCGTGGCCGACCGTCCAGGCCTCGGGGACATCAATCGACTCCAGTTCCAGCTCAACATCAATCTGCATGGCAACCCCAGACAATTACGTGGTGGTAAGTGCGTCCCCGGGCTCGGCGTCCAATCGATCGATTGGCACCAAGTTCCCGTAACAAGATTTTGACCCCGGGCATCCCCGTATAATCAATCTCCATGGGTATTTTGCAGGATTATTCGTGCGGTGTCATCCCCTGCCGTTCCGGCGCGAACGGCAAGGAGTTTTTGCTCGTCCAGCTCCACGCGGGTCACTGGTCATTTCCGAAGGGGCACCCCGAGGCGGGCGAGACGCCGATCGAGACCGCCCGGCGAGAGTTGCGGGAAGAAACGGGCCTGACGGATATCACGCTGCTCGAATCCCCGGCGTTTGAAGAGATGTATTCCTTCACGAAACGATCCGGGAAGGTCGTCGAGAAGACCGTGACCTATTACCTCGGCGAGCTCTCGGACCCTTCGGCCGAGGTGTCGGTGCAGCCCGAAGAGGTGGCGGATTTCGCGTGGGGCGACGCCGAGGCCACGATGCAGCGGATGACGTTTGCCGAGGGCCGACGGTTGTTCGGGGAAGTCTTGGATTATCTGGACGTTTCGGGCTAAGGGGTTCGTTCTGTAGGGATTAGCGATCGGCGGGGCGGGGGGATTTATCAGATTCGGCGGGGTGGGGTTTGCTCAGGTGGCCTGCATATCTTCTGTTCTGGTCGCCTGCTGCGGCGTGTGTCGCGGCAGGCCGACCCTTTTTGGGTTGTGGGTTAAGTCGCCCCAATGAGGGGTCGATGAAACCAAAGATCACGTATCTCTCGCCGTAGCCCTAACCGGGTTGCCCAGGAGAGGGCTTAGGCAAGCAATACGTGGTCCGACGGTCGAGCGTGTGGCTCGCCGTCAAACCGTGTTGAGTCGTGTGGGCTCAGCGGAGAAAGCCATAGTGGGCAACAGCCCCCGAAACAGGAGTTAGTCTTATGTCGGCACGTACTTTGAAGGCTAAGGGTTTCACCCTTGTTGAAATTCTTATCGTTGTGGTCATCCTCGGCATCCTCGCCGCGATCGTTATCCCCCAGTTCACCAGCGCTTCGGAGTCGGCTAAGGCTTCGAGCATCGTGACCCAGCTGCAAACCATCCGCAGCCAAATCGAGCTGTTCCAGATTCAGCACAATGGTGATTACCCCCTTCTGACCGCCGCCACCGATGGCACGGCGTGGGACGTTCTGACCGAAGAAACCAACGTTGCTGGTAGCACCACCATCACCGCTGGCGAAACCACCTACGGCCCCTACCTGCAGAAGGCCCCGGTTAACGGCTTCGAAGACAGCTCGGAAATCATCCTCGGCACCGGTACCGCCCTCGGCACCGCTGCTGCGGGTAGCGGCTGGCACTACAACGCCACGACCGGTGAAGTCAAGGTCAACATGGCCGCCGCCAAGGCGATCGAAGTTGGTCTGCTGGACACCGGTGAAACCGAAAACGACGACGTCCGCGGCTACTAAGCCACGAATCCGTCAGACAGCAAATTGAAACGGTGGAGGCGAATAGCCTCCACCGTTTTTTTACCGGACGGCCCGGGACAACCACAGTCTCCCCACGAACTGTCCGATGAAGATTCGGGATTAACCCCGCTTATTGACAAGCCCTGGAGCAATTTATGAAAACCCTCCGCTACCTCAACACCGTGCTGACCGTCATCGCCATCCTGCTGACGCTCAACGTCTACATCCAACTGACCGGCACCCCCGCAGGCGCCGCGGTGTCCGTGGCCCAGGAAGCCCACGCGTCGGAGAAGAAACCCGTCCGCGGGGTGGGTTCCAGCGCCCAGGCTCAACTCGACCAGCTCAAAGAGATCAACGAAAACCTCGCCCGCCTGTCGGGCAAGCTGACCGACGGCTCGGTCCGCGTCAAAGTGGATTCGCTGCCGGCCGAAGGCGATTGATCCGGAGATGTAGGTCAGGCATGCCTGCCTGACGCTGGTCGATTGTGTGTTGTGTCAGGCAAGCATGCCTGACCTACGGGGCTCATCCCGAACTACTCCGCCATGATGAAACACCAACCACATCCTGCTCGACGACGTAGCGCGGCTTACACCCTCGTTGAGGTGCTGTTGGTCGTCACGATCCTGGGGATCGTCAGTGTTTCGGTGATCCCGAGCATGCTGACGGCCGGCGAGATGGGCGTGCAGGCCGCGGCACGGGTGATCGTGGCCGACCTGCTCTACGCCCAGAACGAAGCCATCGCCCAGCAGGCATCACACAAGGTGGTGTTCGACGTGGCCAACAACTCCTACCAGATCCAGGACCAGAACGGCACGCCGTTGACGGTCGATTGGCTGGGGGGCTCGGCCAACAACTACATCGTGGACTTCGCCAATGACCAGCGGTTCCAGGGCGTCACCATCACAGCGGTTGACTTCGGGGTCACCACCCCCAACGAGATTTCCTACGACAACCTCGGCGGCCCCTCCACGGGGGGAAGCATCACCATCCAGTTCGACCGACAGTCGTACCGGATCGATGTGGCCGAGTTCACCGGACGGGTCACCGTGACCCAGATTTAGCAAACCGACGCGATCGGGCTCTGATCCAGCCCGGCCGACCAACGAACCAGGGAACACAAAGCGTCGGGGGAATGAGAGGCAGAACGTGTTTGGAGGCAGTAGAAAGAAAAGCGAACTCCCCATCGGACTCGATGTGGGCGAGTGCGGCGTCAGGCTGATGCAGCTGTCGACCCGCGGCGGCCAGGTCAAGGTGATCGCGGCGGCCCGGGCATCGCTTCCCCAGGAAATGAATGCGGGTTCCGAGGGATACCACGCCGCGCTGGCCGCGGCGATCCAGCAGGCCTACAGCGAAGGCGGTTTTAGCGGGAACCGCGTTGTCACCTCGTTGCCCGTGTCGTCGGTGCAGTGCAAGAACCTGCGTCTGCCCATGATGCCCGCGGATGAGTTGGACTCGGCGGTGAAGTGGGAAGCCCAAGACCGCTTCCGTATGGGCAAAGGCCAGTGCTGCGTCCAGCACATGCACGCGGGGAACGTCAATCAGGGCGATGAGGTCCGTCAGGAACTGATTCTGCTCGCCGCGAAATTAGATCAGGTGGAAAGCCACGTCGCTGCGGTCACCGACTGCGGGTTGCGTCCCGTGGCGATCGACGCGGTGCCGTCGGCGCTCGCTCGCCTGTCGGCGATGCGCCAAACCCTTCTATCCGCCGAGTCGAACGGGTCCGAGGTTCAGGTGATCCTGGACATCGGGCAGAGCGCGACCAAGGTATTGATCGCCCTGGATGGCCAGGTGCGGTTCTACAAGCCGATCGAGATCGGCGAAGGCACGTTTGATTCGGTCTTGTCCGGAGCAATGTCGATTTCGCTCGACGAGGCCCGCGAGCTACGTCGCGGCATCGCCGCAATGGCCGGTGACTCCGAAGACCCGTCTGATTCCCCGAACGCAGAACAAAGCGCCAAAGTCATGGAAGCCTTGCAGCCCACGTTGAGCGAGCTCTCGCGTGAGGTCGGCCTGTGCTTGCGTTACTACGGCGTGACGTTCCGAGGTGCTCGGCCCGGTCACGCCGACCTGGTCGGCGGGGGGGCGACGCCCTGGCTGGTGTCGGCCCTCGGCGAGTCGGCCGGTCTATCGCTGAGCCTGGATCAACCCCTGGGTGGCGTCGATCTTTCGGCCGTCCGTGACGTCATCAAGCCCGGAACCGAAGGGGCTTGGGCGGTCGCAGCGGGCCTGTCCATCCGCGACCACATGCAGCAGTTCACGGCGAATCCCGGGGCTGACCAAGACGAAGAATCTTCGGTGTTCACCGAAAACGCAACGACGAAGGAGGTGGCAGCATGACACGGGTCGACTTCCTTCCCGAATCGTATCACCGCGTCCAGCAGCGGCGTGGCCGGTTGTTCAGGCAGGTCATCCTGCTGGGCGCGACCGTCGGCTGTCTCGCGGTGGCGACGATTGGCCTCAAGGCACACACCGCCAATCAGCTGCGGACCGCTGAACGCTTAGAAGAAACCGTTGAAGCCGAGCGCGCGGCGCTGGGGCTGATCACGGGCCTGGACCACGAACGCCAGGCCCTGCAGAAGTCGTTTGATCTCAAGCGTGAGCTCGATCCCCCGCTGACCTACGCCCAGGTCTTGGCGGCGTTTGGCCACGCCTTGCCCGAAGGTGTCGCGGTGTCCGAGCTGGCGATGACGTCGGTCCGCCCCGAGCCCGAGCGGATCACGGCCGAGGAATCCAAAGGACGTAAGCAAAACAAAGAAAAGGCAGATGAAAAGCGAGAGCCTCATCTGATCGGTCTGGAGCTCCGCGGGTTGGCGCCCGACGACCTGACGGTCGCGCAGTTGGTGTCGGCCCTGGATGAACACCCGATGTTTGGACGCGTCACCATGCGTTTCAGCGAAGGGGTCCAGATGCAGGGGCTGATCGCCCGTGAGTTCAGCCTGACCGCGACGGTGGACCTCGACCGCGAGTTCCGCTGGACCAGCGATGTGACGGAGGAGGTGGCCCATGCAGATTGATAAATCGCAATGGATGGTGATGGGGGCGATCGGCTTCATGCTGGCCGCGTTTGCCTTGGGCGTTTGGTTGCCCGAGAGCAAGAAGGTGGCGGGCTATCAGGAACGGATCGCCAGCGCCGAGGAAGAGCTGGGCCCCAGCTTTTTCGAGCCGGCCATGATGGACCAGCGCGTCAACGAGGTTGAAGCGCTCAAGCAGGAGCTCAGCAACGCGACGCGCTACGTGCCTAACCGGCCTGAGCTCGCGTCGGTGCTGCGTAGCCTGAGCCAGGCCGTGGAATCTCAGGGCGTGTCGGAACAGAGCCTGCAGACGCGGGAAACCCGCCGCCACCTGCACTACTCGGAGATCCCGCTCACCCTGGAGTTTGAAGACACCTTCACCGCTTCCTACGGCGTGTTGGAACAGATCGAGTCGTTGCCCCGCCTGGTTCGCGTGGACGCGATGAATATGCGGGTGTTGGA
Protein-coding regions in this window:
- a CDS encoding glycosyltransferase family 61 protein — its product is MQIDVELELESIDVPEAWTVGHATRLNSAWNASTENIYAPPYRNAPRSIAVRTFEGSTTSLGKVPLSRNPLHRREALRTPAQKIDGQLIVDTRRDADGNIAHVLTNQVSRMLLAREQLAAHGAPDFPITAVLRKRASAMAERAYTLLGFNTVRTDGPVEGLILDETKSGHFYEWYPRLFNLDFPGSTSDTPRKLYIARRGVRRVDNDDSEIWPLLRDRGYERVYFEDHPLERQWSMLRNAQSIVAVHGAALAAMVFKAGHTKPDEPFHLVEIFGPGYAVHMYRHLAAVFGGTWSATRGRVTAEIIRDLDDKQLARARQAQAIQVDPHALDAAMAPQQITQLCEYGG
- a CDS encoding bis(5'-nucleosyl)-tetraphosphatase, with amino-acid sequence MGILQDYSCGVIPCRSGANGKEFLLVQLHAGHWSFPKGHPEAGETPIETARRELREETGLTDITLLESPAFEEMYSFTKRSGKVVEKTVTYYLGELSDPSAEVSVQPEEVADFAWGDAEATMQRMTFAEGRRLFGEVLDYLDVSG
- a CDS encoding type II secretion system protein: MSARTLKAKGFTLVEILIVVVILGILAAIVIPQFTSASESAKASSIVTQLQTIRSQIELFQIQHNGDYPLLTAATDGTAWDVLTEETNVAGSTTITAGETTYGPYLQKAPVNGFEDSSEIILGTGTALGTAAAGSGWHYNATTGEVKVNMAAAKAIEVGLLDTGETENDDVRGY
- a CDS encoding GspH/FimT family pseudopilin, which encodes MMKHQPHPARRRSAAYTLVEVLLVVTILGIVSVSVIPSMLTAGEMGVQAAARVIVADLLYAQNEAIAQQASHKVVFDVANNSYQIQDQNGTPLTVDWLGGSANNYIVDFANDQRFQGVTITAVDFGVTTPNEISYDNLGGPSTGGSITIQFDRQSYRIDVAEFTGRVTVTQI
- the pilM gene encoding pilus assembly protein PilM — encoded protein: MGECGVRLMQLSTRGGQVKVIAAARASLPQEMNAGSEGYHAALAAAIQQAYSEGGFSGNRVVTSLPVSSVQCKNLRLPMMPADELDSAVKWEAQDRFRMGKGQCCVQHMHAGNVNQGDEVRQELILLAAKLDQVESHVAAVTDCGLRPVAIDAVPSALARLSAMRQTLLSAESNGSEVQVILDIGQSATKVLIALDGQVRFYKPIEIGEGTFDSVLSGAMSISLDEARELRRGIAAMAGDSEDPSDSPNAEQSAKVMEALQPTLSELSREVGLCLRYYGVTFRGARPGHADLVGGGATPWLVSALGESAGLSLSLDQPLGGVDLSAVRDVIKPGTEGAWAVAAGLSIRDHMQQFTANPGADQDEESSVFTENATTKEVAA
- a CDS encoding PilN domain-containing protein → MTRVDFLPESYHRVQQRRGRLFRQVILLGATVGCLAVATIGLKAHTANQLRTAERLEETVEAERAALGLITGLDHERQALQKSFDLKRELDPPLTYAQVLAAFGHALPEGVAVSELAMTSVRPEPERITAEESKGRKQNKEKADEKREPHLIGLELRGLAPDDLTVAQLVSALDEHPMFGRVTMRFSEGVQMQGLIAREFSLTATVDLDREFRWTSDVTEEVAHAD
- the pilO gene encoding type 4a pilus biogenesis protein PilO is translated as MQIDKSQWMVMGAIGFMLAAFALGVWLPESKKVAGYQERIASAEEELGPSFFEPAMMDQRVNEVEALKQELSNATRYVPNRPELASVLRSLSQAVESQGVSEQSLQTRETRRHLHYSEIPLTLEFEDTFTASYGVLEQIESLPRLVRVDAMNMRVLDRDGSEQTSPVMQTTLRLSSFYTGAEEK